The Canis lupus baileyi chromosome 26, mCanLup2.hap1, whole genome shotgun sequence DNA window cttaaccactgagccacccatgtgccccaaacatcatttctttcttttttttccccccaaacatCATGTCTATAGTTAGCGCCTAACCcagggttttttgtgtttttttttttttttaacaaagtgcCATCTAAATTAAATACCAAGGCAAGTGCAACATGCCTACAGGCGTCCGTGTACATGTTCTGACTCTCTTCCTAGATCCTTTCTTGGCTTCTCACAGCTCTGCCTCCTGTGTCTGGCACCCCTAAGGGCATTTGGTCAAGCAGTCCTCTCAGGCCCCACCGATCTCAATGGTTATACAGCCCAGAAAGGATGACTTCTCACACACTTtaaaatgacaaggaaaaaaaatgacagagacaGGCCATCTAGAAAGTACCAGGTTTTATTatcttcttattaaaaaaaaaaattaagtaacagACAACAGTGTGAAGTGGCTACAAGAAGAGGTGCTCACTCCCAACATAACCAGAAGGAAAGGAcatgggtgggggaggtggggcggTGCAGAGGACCCAGCCAGCTGGGACCCTGGGTTGTGGTGGTGAAAGGTGCAAAGGGCAAGGGTGACTCCCCTGTACCCCAGCCAGTGGGGTCAGGAGAAGATGCAGACTTCCCAGGCTAAGCCCCAGGCCTCTACTTTGTGGACAGGGAGGGTCACAGATAACAAGCTCCAGAGCCAGAGCCCCCATCAGCCCTCCCTCATGCCCCCTTCACCCTGGGAGACAAAGGTCACCCCAGCAAGGCTGGGGCTGGGACCTGTTAAGCCAGTTTAGTTCTCTAGCACTGAGGCTCAACAGGTGGACATGGTCTCCATCTGTGTGTTCCGTATAGCAGCCACGAGCCATTTATGGCAAATGAGCACTTGGTTAGTGTAAATGAGGAATGAATTTATaactttatgtaattttaattgatttgaaTAACCATATGTGGCTAGTGGTCACCATAATGGATAGAACAGCTGTCTAATTTTCTCGTAAatttggagaaaacaaacaaaggaacaCCAGCTGGGATCAAAGCAGAAGCTAGAACGAAGGTAGAACTAACTACCCTCAATTATTCCAGCCCAATCAGGAGAAGGCACCAGGaatggggaaggggggaggaggcaAAAACCCACTCAGCAACACAAAAATCCACTCACTCAACCATCCAGCCAACTTCAAATGGGACATATCACACTATTtcctgaaaaaatatatttatctatttttctagaACCAAGAAAGAATAACAATATATTACAAGAAAAGAGACACAAATATCCCACCATCCCCTACATTATATTTTGGGATCTGCTAGAAGCCTGGTTCAGCAAAAGCTACTTCTCAGAGGAAGCAGCTTCAGAAAGGGCCAAGGTCATGAGCAGGGGTGTgttaagtataaaaaaaaaaaaaaatggggagggtatttaaagaaaaagagggaagagggcCCTGTCTGAAgctataaatagtaaaaaaaaaaattaataaaaatcatatctccgtctcttctctcatttttgagaaacaaaaataaaaaaccattaaATACAAACTTAGCAGGTACTGTGGAAAGTGCAAGAGAGAGGAGAACATCTCGGCATCGGCACACTCTTGCCCAGGCAGAGGCTCTGCACCAAGGAATGAACCATTAAGAAAAAATACCCCGCTGAAAGCAGATTTACAAATACTCTGCAAGTCCATTTCAGTATGAACTTTCACTtcttctgcccacccccctccccccaataaaAAAGGTTGATTTCCCAAAGTCACTTGGAAGAACCGAGAATGGCTCAAGGTATACCACAGACTCCTGTAGTGTGGCCACAAGTGCCCTCTGACAGACACATCATCTCAAGGTACAGAAAGGTTCTAGTTCCTTCTCCCAGCTCCTTTTcacagaagggagggaaaaggctGCTGGGGGGCAGAGCTCCAGCAGGACTCCTGTACCAGCTTCAGaggggccctggggaggcaggTTCAGGATAGGCTGTACGCTGGGCCCACACGTGAAGTGTGAGATTAAGAAATGATCCAATCCCACACCTGCCTTCAGCAAAGCCAAGTGTTAACCCCATTTTTCTGCCGGGACAATCGAGGCCCAGAGAATCAAGAAGAGGCAGGCAGGAACAGAAGATGAGGTCTCATCTGACACTGGAAACATAATTAGAGCTGGAGATGCCGACAGGTCAGTATTAGGTGGCCCTCCCCCGACCCTAACGTCCACCCTGCAAAATCCTTCGGCTTCCCTCCCCGAGGAGGCCTAAGCCAGTACCCAGGCGGGTGCTTCAGGCATAGAACTCGTTGGTGGGGGCTTTTTTGTAGATGGGTTTCTTGCCCAGGTCATAGGTGCCTTCATCCTTCTTCTTCATGCGGTATACCAGCAGCAGGACCAGGAAAATGGCAAAGAGGATGCCCACGCCGCCACCCACGATCAGAGCTGCAGGGGAAGAACAGGGAGAGCTGTGGGTTAGGGCCTTGGGTACGCTGCCGCTTCCCCCACTCCCCAGTCAGCTCTCTTACAACCAGATCTCCCTCCCCTTGCTGTTGCCTGTCCTACGCATGACCTCATTAACCAGACTGGGTTCACCTTAAGTCACCGAAGACCACAGAGCTAGAGTGGCAAAGCCACCATTCCAACCCACCCCCGCTGGAGCCCACAGCCAGGCGCCCGCCCCAGCAACAGCTTAACACTAACTCACTCAGCCAGGGACTAGCAAACCTGCAGGCTGCAAAAATCCACCTAGACATACTCACAGCACAGCCTTGGCACAGCGCACTGTCTAGAGGgctctgtgtgcacacacacctacACGGGCCTACgcttctatttgcttttttaaagatcatatttatttatttgagagacagagagtgagtgagaaagagaacagagcgggggcagggggaggggcagagggagaagcagactctccactgagcagggagcccgatgtggggctcgatcctgagaccctgagatcatgacccaagctgaaggcagacacttaaccgactgagccgtccaggtgcccctgggcctACACTCTACAGACATGTATACAAGTTCTCTATGCACGTAGGTGTACACTACCGAACACAGCTTGGACGTGCTAACACTGCCATGCTACTATGTCAGAGACAATTACATACTGTGGTTTACACTCCTACGTTTGCAGCTCGGTGGCTAAGGCCTAGGACCCACTCCCATTACTCATCACTGGCTGTGTGATGAGGCAAGTTCCTTCATCTCTCTCATTGCAAAATGAAAGCAATAGTAACTTTCTCACTCATCTGTCCTAAGGATTACAGTTCAGCTCAGAAAGAAGCACTGCCCAAGGTTACCTGCTAGCGTCAGGCAGAGGTGCACTGCTAACCTCAGGTGAGCAGCTGTTCTGCATTATGCCGGCCCGCCTGAAGGGCTCATTCCTGTTTGTTGAGGGGGCAGGGATATCTCACAGAATCCTTGCTGTGGCAGACTGAGTCCCCTAATTCGGTCTTACTAGCGCTAAGAAGATTAATTTTCCATCCCTGCCCACACTCCACATCTATGCACAGAATGGGGGCAGAATGGCACAGAGGAGCCCAGTGAGGTTCTTTCTTGGCTAAAACTCTAAGAAAAAGCAGCCACAAAGTGACCCcaggaaatacagaaaatgcACATGGAATGAGGTATCAACTCTGCTACTGTTTTTATCACCTTTCCCTGATACCCCTCCAGATCCTCTCTCAGGACCTTGGTCTGTGCTGGGACTCTCCACTATGTTAAGGTTAAAGGACAGGTTCAAAAGGGACTGTGCTAAAGGTTCAAATGCCAGGGCTACCACTGCCTAGTTTGAGGACTCTGCATAAGTGATTTggtttctctgagcctcagtttccttatctgtaagagtACAGATAACCATATGTGTCTGATAGGGTTGTGGAGACTCAGTGAGGGGGCACATGGATGAGATGGCACCTAGCAAGCACTTGAGAAACTTCCAGGTGCCATTTAGATGCTGCTGGAACAGAGTCCCACCTCAACTAATGCAACAACATTAACTTCCCACATCAAGATCTTATGCATGTATGATTCTCAACCTGAAGATTTAAGAGATGGCCTGGCTTTGGTTCTGTCTCTTGCTACGTGACCCAAGCTGTGGTTTCCCCATTTACAAGACACACTTGCTTGGACTAGatcagtggtttttaaatttttctttagaagCAGCAgaaccgggcagcccaggtggctcagtggtttagtgccgccttcagcccagggcatgatcctggggacccaagattgagtcccatgtcgggctccctgcatggaacctgcttctccctctgcctgtgtctctgcctctctctctctccctgtatctctcatgaataaataaataaaaacttttaaaaaataaaaataaataaaagcagcagaacctgggcacctgggtggctcagtggttgagtgtctgcctttggctcaggtcatgatcctggggtcctgggattgagtcccatatcaggctccccacagggagcctgcttctccctctgcctatatctctgcctctctctgtgtctctcatgaataaataaaatctttaaaaaaataaaataaaataaataaatgaaataaataaaataaaataaaataacataaaataaaataaaataaaataaaataaaaaacagcacaACCCTTAGTTGGTGAAAGCAAAGCCTTGTGCTAATCCCACATATCTCAGCTAAAAGTGGTTGAAAAAAGATGGGGGAtgttttactaaatattttgaaGCTTAGGTGACTAAAAGGTCTCTAAGGGCCTCCTGAGTTCCAACAGCATCCCCTACCCTTCCTACATTGCAGCCaaggaaaagtagaaagaacACCAAGTACCCCCTCACCAGGCTGGTTCATGCAGATAGACCCTTGGCCTATAAACCTTGGCCAGAAAAGAGAGTTCCCTCTGACAACCCATCCCCAGCTTTGGAGACCCTGAAGCtgtcagggaaggagagagggagtgtCAGTCACCACATCCACTGAAGGCCACACCTGAAGCCCCACCCCAGCACAGGGCTTCCACCATGATAGCACCCCCTGctcccacctgctgcccccaGTCAAGAACCTATGGTTCTTGCATCAGGCTAAGCACCAAACCCCTCTCTAGGCCTCACAGTGCCTTCATTTGCCATATGAAGATTTCTGGTATGCCACCTTAAATGAAAAGTCAATGAAGACTCAATGACAGATTATACCAACAAATCAGAAGAGCGCTTTACAGCTTGCCAAATTACTTCAGATTCTAATTTTCATGGAGTTATGACACCAACCCAAGGGGTAGCGTTGTACccatttacagaggaggaaactgagactcaccTCCTCAACGGAGGTTGGAAAAAGCTGCTCAGCCAAGGAAGGTCACAAGGCTATCAAGTAatagagcagagggaaggggaaggggagcccCAGCCCAATCCAGAGGACTCTCTGGACTTTCAGGGGAAATTGATGTTTAATAATTAACTCCCTAGATACCAACCCCAGGCCTATGCAAATGTTTCAAAAACAACACAAAGGGACTTAAGGCAAGTGACAGACACACAGGCTGTTCTTTATAAGCCTTGATATGcaattcttcctctccctcccccagtcAGAGCCAGCCCCTAGGGAGGTATAGTCCTTGGGGGCCAGGGCACCCTGCAGAGGGCAGGAAGGGTACCAAGGAGCCCAGTGGGCCCGAGGCATCCTGTGTCTGCAGCACTACGTTCCTCTGAGTCCTCTCCCCCTTTGAAGTATCTGGTGAGGACCTTACCTGCCAGAACCTCTGTCCTCTCAAAGATGTTGCCGCCCTGAGCAGTGCTGGACATGGACACCTTGTTAGATACATCCTCATCCCCTTCAAAGGGTGAGATCCTTTTGGGGATGACCTCGTTCTCCTCCAATTCCTTGGGTTCGGTGGGGACCCAGCTCCCAGGCCCTGCCTTCTCAGGGATATGATTAtctagaggcacctggatgggATGGAAGGAAGAGAGATCAACACTCAGCATGGTTTGGGGACAAACCCAGGGCAGGGGATGGAAACATTCAGCCagggagggagtctgcttttgcCATCTTGCTGGCTGAACCATGTGGTCCTGGAGCACAAAGCAGCACCAACTTCTCATCAATTATGCCATCAAATGCTTACCCTCAACCTTTCTAATAGACTCCCAAATGGGGAATGAATAATGTGACCAAGGGGACAGGGAAGCAGGTGTTTCTACTCACTGCTGGTAGTGGGTATTTGAGAATAACCACCCCTGctgaggggggaggcagggggaggggggcagtctGGCAAAACTGTAGAAATCGCTGGTCCTTTAAGGCAGGAACTTTGTCCCTGGGATTCTATCCCAAGGAGCTAATCAGACATTTGAGTGAAAGATGCTTGCTGTAGTGTTATAATTTTAGAATATCAAAAAATCATATACAACTAACTTTTCCATCAGTAAGGGAAAAGTTGTGAACTATGATTATGTGGCCTATAAAAATGAGTAGGAAGCACACTTAAttatgtgaggaaataaattcatataataaACTCATGACCACTTTCAAGTGAAAAATGCAGCACAGAAAACTGCATATACAATTTGATACTAACGTTGGGAAATACCTAGAAACGCACAGTAAAGGGGCTGGAAACACCTCTAAGTGTTGACAGTGATTATCCCTGCAGGAAGGATGGCCTAGCCACGACCCACAGCTGTGCCTGCCTCTAAGGAGCCAGGGCCACAAATAAAAGCTTTCCTACAGAGTGAGAGGTCAGACCCTCACTTATGGGTCCCTCTCAACAGGTGTCAAAGAGGAACAAGTGGGGAGAGGCAAAAGCACATAACTACTCACCAGGGGCTGGATTACTTCAGGGAAGGTCTGGCGGTGCTCTGAGTCATCTGGAAGGTCAGAAAGGCTGTGTGAGTGTGAAGTCACGTATCTTTAGATAAAGAACCTCCTCCTTCTTCAGCCATGGCttgagggggttggggggagtcCCAACTTACACCAGCCCTCAAACGCTCACTGTACAGCAAGTGACCATTCCCACCCCAGCTTGAGTcacctcatctgtcaaatggagcCCCAAAGACTGGCCTCCCTGGCTCTTTCACAAGAATGCTGAGCAGGTAGGTAGCTGAGCTGATGCTTTGTCAGCTCCAAACCCTTGCTCTGTAATTAGGGATCCAGGGGCcaacagcatcacctgggagcgggtgagaaatgcagaatctcagggcTCACTGAATCAGTGTCTGCATTTTCACAAGATCCCCAGGGGATTCCTTCAAGAAGACTCTAGATTGTACTACTAAATAGTAGGAATTGCAACATTAAAATATGTcctgaggatgcctgggtggctctgtggttgagcgtctgtctttggctcaggtcgtgatcccagagtcctgggataaagtcccacatcaggctgcccgcagggagcctgcttctccctctgcctgtgtctccgcctctctctctgtgtttctcatgaataaataaataaaatctttaaataaataaataagtcctgagTGCTTGGTATGTGCCAAGAGAGCTTTAACTCAGTCCAATCCCCAAAAGgctgatttttctattttgcagATTTAGAAACCCAGGCTTAGAGGTCACAGAGAAGCAGTAGGAACTCAAGCCTATGTGACTCCAAAGCTCAAACTTCCAATTGTCACACCATTCTACATAGAGGAGGGATGCCTCTCAGCAGCTGTGTCTGGCCCAGCAGCCAGGGAGTCACAGATGACCATGAACAGCCCTGGCTCCTGGTCCAGCCCCCGGAAGCCTGGGCACCTTCCCCCATACCTCTGCCCACACATGCTCGCAGACTTTTGAGCTGGTCCCTTTCCTTTGCATAGGAAGAAAACACTAACAGTTCTTTCTAGCACCCCCTTCTCAGGCCCCCAGCCATGGGCAGACAGGTCCAGGCTGGTGGTGCTCAGTAAACCTAGAGCGACAAGTGAACTCAAAGCAACAAATAACTCGCCCAAGGAGGGTAGTCAGAGCTTGAAAAGGGTTGATAGTTACTTTTGTTTCCCCTTTATTGAGACCGGAGGAGCACTGTAGGAAAGTCCCCACAAAAACCCAAATCTCAAGGCAAGCTCACTACTCTCCAGCCCCATGATCCCAGGCCTACCCACCACATCCTCCATACCCAAATCTCCAGAGCCAGACAGCTCAAAATCATCGGGTTCCTGCC harbors:
- the SDC4 gene encoding syndecan-4, whose protein sequence is MASARLLALLLLLVVGTPAATAESIRETEVIDPQDLLEGRYFSGALPDDEDVGGPGQEPDDFELSGSGDLDDSEHRQTFPEVIQPLVPLDNHIPEKAGPGSWVPTEPKELEENEVIPKRISPFEGDEDVSNKVSMSSTAQGGNIFERTEVLAALIVGGGVGILFAIFLVLLLVYRMKKKDEGTYDLGKKPIYKKAPTNEFYA